The nucleotide window atcaccagttgagggtgaaGGAACAACATATCCTAAGACTGCTTTCAAGACCAGGTATGAACATTAtgagtttgttgtcatgccttttggtctaaccaATGCATTTGCTGCTTttatggatttggatttgatgAACCGTATGTTCATCCGTACTTGGATCAGTATGTGGTAGTATTCATGGATGATATCTTGATTTACTCCAAGTCTTTGGAGGATCATGATAAGCATCTGCGGATTGTACTACAGGTTCTTAGAGATGCTAAGCTGTATGCTAAGTTCGAGAAGTGTGAGTTTTGGTAGTAGGAGATCAATTTCTTGGTCATGTAGTTTCGAAGAATGGAGTGTCTATGGATCATTCTAAGGTTGAAGCAGTGATGAGTTGGAGTTGCCCCACTATTGTTACATAGATTCGTAGTTTTCTTGGTTTGGCTGGGTATTATCGGTGATTCATTAAGAGGTTATCTAGTATTGCTTCTACTTTGACCGGGTTGACCAGGAAGGATATGTTCAGTTTTTGTGGACTGAAGAATGCGATAAGGAATTCAATGAGCTGAAAACTAGATTGACTACCGCTCCAGTGTTGACTATTCCCACTAGTGGTGGTGGTTTAATCATTTATAGTGATGCATCTCATCAAGGTTTGgggtgtgtgttgatgcagcatggcGGCGTTGTTGCGTATCACTCTAGACAGTTGAAGATTCATGAGAGAAACTACCCCACTCTTGATTTGGAGCTGGCTACTGTAGTTTTTTCCTTAaagatttggaggcattacttgtatggTGAGAAGTTCGAACTTTTTTCtgatcataagagtttgaagtattTATTCTCTCAAAAGGAGTTAAACATGAGATAGAGAAGATGGATGGAGCTCATAAAGGACTATGAATTCTCCTTAgagtatcatccaggaaagGCCAATGTAGTGGTGGATGCTTTGAGCAGGAGATCGAGGGGTATAGCTGCTTCTACAATGGTTCAGGAGTGGCTTATGTTGGAGACTAGATCTGAGTTTGACCTTGAACCATCAGGAGGGGAGCAGAGGATCTTCCTTGGTAGTATTTCTGTGCAGCCTACTTTGATTTCCAAGATTATTTAGGGTCAAGTGTAGGATGATTCCTCATGTGTAAAGTTGATAGAGTTAGCTGCAGAGGTGAGTGATGGTCCTTCTGAGTGGGCTGTTGGATCAGATGGTAGGTTAAGATTAAGATCGAGATTGTATGTTCCGGATGGTGATGATCTCAAGGGGGCAGATTATTCAGGAAGCACATTGATCTAGGTATACTGTATATTCAGGGGACACCAAGATGTATAGGGATCTATGAAGGCAGTTCTAGTGGAATAGGATGAAGAGAGATGTAGCAGAGTAAGTGTCACAGTGTCTTACCCGTCAGCAGGTGAAGGCAGAGCATTAGAGACCTGCAGGTATGTTGAAGCCATTACCTATCCCTATGTGGAAGTGGGAGCAGATCTTTATGGATTTTGTGACTGGATTACGGAGGTCCAAGCAAAGTCATGATTCAGTGTGGGTGATTGTTGATTGTTGACCGTTTGACGAAATTGGCACACTTTCTCCCTATGTTGACAACATACTCCGTAGATGCTTTGTGCAAGTTGTATGTCAAGGAGATAGTGAGACTTCATGGAGTGCCAGTATCGATTGTTTCTGATCAGGATGCTCAATTTACTTTGAATTTCTGAGGTGCTTTCCAGAAAGCCATGGGAACTACCTTAAATATGATTACAGCTTTTCATTAGTAAACTGATGGGCAGACTGACATAGTGAATCAGGTGATGGAAGATATGTTGAGAGCTTGTGTCTTGAACTTCAAGGGAAGTTGGGAGGATCATCTGTCGTTGATTGAGTTCACCTACAACAACAGTTATCACTCCACTATCGCCATGACACCATATGAGGCTCTTTATGGTAGGCCATGTAGATCTCCTATTTGTTGGGCAGAAGTTAGGGATGGAGAATTCTTGGTCCTGAGATTATTCAGGAGACTACCGAGAAGATCTCTATTATCCGAGATAGGATCCCAACGGcacagagtagacagaagagttataCTGATTTGAAGAGGAGACAGGTAGTGTTTGAGGTTGGTGACCATGTGTTCTTGAAAGTCTCACCCATGAAGGGTGcggtgagatttggcaagaatGGAAAGTTAGCACCGAGGTATGTTGGGCCTTTTGAGATTTTAGAGAAGGTTGGAGATTTGGCGTTACATTCTAGTATGTCTGGTGTGCCAAATGTCTTCCATGTGTCCATACTGAAGAAGTATATCCAGGATGAATTACATGTGATAGATCACAGTACTATCAAGGTGAACCTATTTGTATCTTGGATGGATCGACAAAGAGGCTTCGAATGAAagaagttgacttggtcaaggtattgtggagtcaccatgatGAGGGTGATGCATCATGGGAGTTAGAGTCGGACATAAGGATTAGGTATCCACAACTTTTTGTTGACTAGTGTACTAGAATTTCAGAACAAAAATCCTTTAAGGAGGGTATAGATTgtaatgacctggattttcgtaTTAATTTCTTGTATTTTTCTAGAAATTAATAAAGGTTCCAGTTGGTACAAATTATTGTTTCGGTGCCTTGTTCTTATGTTAATCGAGAAATAGAAATTATTTCGGGCAATTATTCACTCGGAATGCTTcgattcaagggttgactttttatacattacgattttgtgaaaacttccttcagggaaatcgtagagcgcgtcgatacgagttcgtggacatacggAACACGAAAATCAAAGTTCGTataaagaagttatggccaatgaaaaagttttcaattttggataaatagaaaaatttagaaattttttcagaaaaccctaaatttccaAAAAGGAAATCCGGATCCGAATTTTCTCTCCTGAGCCACCACAGACCTGTTTTCCTTTTTCGCCGTAGCTTCACCGTCCAGCAAGCCATCGGTCTCATTCAAACCACCTCTTCATCCTCTTTAAGTCTGTGGTGGTGGTGCCTGGACGACGCAGCAAGGGTGGCGGCGCGTTTTCCATTCATAGTGATTTCTCGGTCCTCCAGCTACATCTAGCCATGCCACTAGTCGCATTCGAAAGCACAGGAGACGTACATCAATCCTTCTAAGTGGCTTGAATCGATTTGCAGTGAGGAAGGAGAATGGATCAAAAATCCAAtttcaggttttttttttatttcttgattTTTCGAGGTAATTTCCGCCCAAATGGCTTACAATCTGACTTCAGTGtagttgtgaaagttgttgtACATATTGTTGTgaagattttggcataggttTCATGACCCAGTTTGGGGGTTGCCGGCGGTGGCGCATGGCGGCTCGTCCGGCCAGTTTTTGGGTGTCTGTTTCCATGGTtgtcatctactcgtcgatacgagcatgtTGATATATTATGGGGTCAAGTTGTGACCATTTGAAGGATGCTAGATTTTGGCGTAGTTTCGGTTTTCCCGGTTTGCGATCCACAaggatccgaccgttagatCGTCTTATAATTTTGATAAATTGATCCTAGAAGTGTTCTAGAGACCTTggaggtctcggatgaagttttGTTTCGATTGACGAAATCTTCAGTTTTTGGTTCAAATGCTCGGTTCAAATAGTAACCGCTTTCGTTTTTTAATCGTGTGCTAAGTTGAGACCTTATTttacttaggtgattgacagAGTGTGTCCTATAATTTATCTCGACTGTAAGAGAAGATTTAGCGGGGATTAGAGGTGAATAAATCTTAGAGAGTTCATTTATGAATGGAGTTCCTTTATTATTCGgaattatttgtttaattgtgaatttttttttgaaaataaatatttgttttaaattatatgaatttGATGATCTATGATTCATAGGTAAGTTGAAAtgaaattttattataaaaataatttttctcgtGTTTTCcgattgtgaactatagttggtattagtgacattcctgagtggatgactgtgtgtgtgtgtgtgtatacgtgaaatatatatcttgatggtgtgacattgtgtgaagtataataattgtgattttattcagATTATTGTTTTGAGCATTTACTCTTTTCGGGAATGCAATATATCATGCAATCgttgaattatattgtgttgaAAGAGTACCTTGAGTTGGTTGTAATattttgagtcatgtgggaCTTTTCAAATGTTTTTTGTCTGAGAGCCTATTGTCACATTGGTGATCAAGGCAAGAAAACCGGGAACCATGCCTTTGGCTGGGtgagtggttacgatcagttagaggcTTGGGGAATAACTTTATGTTATCGTTCTCATGAGTACATGTTTATAAAAGAGAGTTTTGTGTGTTTCTTCTTTTACTGTCCATGAGGGACTTGGGTTCTTACTAAATTGTGGAGTTGATTTGGTTGCTTAATTTATTCATGAGTTGTGGAATTGTTGTTAAGTATGCGCGTGTTGTTTGTGTCTTTTCAAttaagtttactcatacgagcttaaaaaaTTTATCCGGTTTGTTATTGCaatccggtgcactattctatgatGTAGGGTTATTCTTGCAGGTCAGGACAACCACAGTTGAGACCGCAGCGTTAGGTTCATGACCTATTTTGTTATCGTACTGCTGTATATAGTATGCTCTTAGTGAGCGTTTACATTTGTATTTTGATACTTTCGAGTTATGTAAATACTTGGTgatgtaatatttgactctagTGATTGAATCTGTATTGACATGTGTGGACTCggtttattttgttacttagtttaaatgaaaaaaaattctaagcaTTTTGGTGATTTGTTGAGTTATCGCATTAATTTcatatttgaatttcttttattCGAAATTCGAGGTGTGAGAAATCGGTTGCCCAGGTCCTATTATATGTTCCTTTTTTAGATTACATTTgagaattgtgtgtgtgtgtgtgtgttatgttggaagagaaagggaaaatgatttttctttctCCCTGATGAAGTAATTAACAGTGAATAACAtatgttaaaataaaaaatctcaaATATGTTATTATGCTATTATCTTGATGTGGTCTTGTATTAACCCTTAGATTATTTGGATGAagaagattttatgaaatttacaAACTTCACGATCTTCTCATTTTAGAAGAATTGGATTCTTTACAAATTATGTTTAATAATTATTCCTATATGAGTCTATGAGGTGAAAGTAAATATTGTTCATAATTATGACGTATGGGGTttaacacacacatacatatgaaGCAATAGTGGAAGAACTAGTTTGGGGGCATTCAGCACCTCCTTTCGTTTCATTAGTTGATTACTTGTTTTTCTTAGGGGAATCAACAGGCATTCAACAGTCTCCTAGTCCTCTCTTAATCTTTCTAAGTACTATTTCTTCTAAATAATTGTAACCATATAATTGTTCTCTTCATATTTCAAGTATTATTCCTTCTAAATAATTTTAACCATATTATGAAATAAACGTTTTCTTACCCTATTGCAGGTTCCTTACAACAATAAATTAACAAGTTACGCTCACATTAGTCAATGAGTGTTGGCAGGAATGACAAGACACTTATTTGAATAAAATTTCCACTCAAGTTTAAACCCCAACATTCACAAGTCTCTCATTGATAGATTACTGTGTACTGGGATTCTGCGGGACTCATGTGATTGGGTCGTACATGACTCATGTGGCACTTGTAAATAGGTCAGCTTCTAAAGAGTTTGGATCATCATGAGGCCCAACCGCTTGATGTCTGTGGAGTTTCAAGTCGGAAAACCTTAGGCCAACAAAGTCTAACTGCTCTTAAGCGGTAATTGGTGCTAAACCCAGATTTTAGTTAGATTCATGCGGACCACGAGTGGTTCAAAATGTTTTTAGGCTTGTGGGTTGCCTCCCCATTCAAGTACCATTTGttctaaataataataataataataataataaagttaCGCTCGCATTAGACATTCTACCAACCCTAAAATATTCTACTGACTTTTCTACATATCTAAATTCATGTGCCACTGAAATCTAATGCCATCAAATCTTGATCAGTGCCGGAAAGAGCAGATAGTTGTGTGCATGTGTGCCAATCAGTTTTCGTCGATGAATTTGCTTAGTCGGCTTCAAATCTTCTGAATTTGCCAATCAGTTGTCTCCCTATCAAATTTCGACACGTGGCATTTGTTGTCTCCTCAGCATAACCACCTCTAACCAGCCTACTAACCCCGTGTGTATCTCTAACCCAACAACTCACCCCAAGTTGGCCATCGTAGATACCTCCTAAGTTCTTTGTTCtcaagagagagaaaacagatctgAACCCAGTTCCCTCCCCCTCCTCTCTAGCCCTGATCTTCATCCTTCCGGATCTAGATCGATGGTTTGAGGGTAGGGGTGTGGCTCTTCTTTCCAGGCGTTGTCCCTGTTTTCCCGTTGTTTTTTCGTTTTCTTTGCGTGGAGTTCTCCCTAACTAATCCTAGTCCGAGGAGGTTGAGATGAGGAGTGGCGTTGCCGGCGGAAGGTCGGGGGCGGTGGCCCGACCAGATTGGATGGGCGGAGCGTTGGGCGATCTGTCGTCGTCGGCGGACGTGTTGAAGCTGGGCAGGACTTGGCTTGCAGATTTTGGGTGTTTCCAGTTCAACACTATATACTTAATTATCAACTTATTTTCACATTGATGTACTGGCCGGGAATATATAAGCAACTGACAAGGAATACtcaatttataattttttttttccagtaccAATTTTCTTCAAGATTTTGGATATTTTTCGGTTTGTTTGATATTTTCTACTTCTGTAGGAATACAAGTTACAATTTATTcattgaaattttttgttttgagctAGTGTGTTTAGATCCCTTTGTAGTAGTATTAATCTAGATGGAACCAAAATCCCTTTTGTGACTTTGGATATCTCTCACAGACTCTCACGGAGTGGTTACTTCAGTTGGAGCAATTAACTCCCTGAAGACAAATGGCCATGGTTTCAATCCCAGCATTCTCAGCTGTACAGTCAGTCGCTATACCCAGAGATTATCATTCCTTTGCGATTGTGAACTTGGCATTGGCTCTATTCAACTTGAAAAACCCAAAGAttccaaaatttctgaaaacccagaaaccccagGCTAAAAACCAGTTGGGTTAGAGATACACACGGGGTTAGTAGGCTGGTATGGAGTGGTAAGGCTGAGGAGACAACCAAATGCCACGTGTCAAAATTTAATAGGGAAACAGGGAAGAGGATAGGAAAATGGGGACAGAAGATTTGAAGCCCTCTCTGACGTACTAACTGATAGAACAATCCTCATTTCCACAACACCACAAATTAGCCTTTCTCATCTTTCTTGTCTACGCCTCTTAAATTCGTCACCACAAACGtcattttgagtttttgactCTCCGCTCTCTCACCCCTTCTACTTATATAAACTCTTGACATGCTCCTCCCATCTCCAAGTTACATCTTACATCTCCCAACATCAAGAACTTCCTCATCTCCAAGCTCAATCCATAACTCGTACAATTTTTGCACCAAACATCCCTACACGTATATACTTCTAGTCGCAACAACTCCACTCTGCACTACGCGCCTCCGCAACGCAACCACCACCATGACGCAACACCGCTTCCTTCTCATCACATTCCCCGCTCAAGGCCACATCAATCCTTCCATGCAATTCGCAAAGCGTCTCATCAGCACCACGGGCGCGGACGTGACCTTTTTCACGGCCACATCTGCGCTTCGCCGCATAGGCAATGGCTCGTGCACTCCTCGTGGCCTGACTTTTGCTCCCTTCTCTGACGGCTATGACGACGGGTTTAAGCCCGGGGACGACATAGATCTCTACATGTCCGAGCTAAGGAGCCGTGGCTCGCGAGCTCTCGCGGATATCGTGGTGTCTAGTGCGAACGAGGGCCGCCCTTACACTTGCATGGTGTACACCATACTACTCCCTTGGGTGGCGGTAGTGGCGAGTGAACTTCACCTCCAGGCTGCGCTCGTTTGGATTCAGCCCGCCGCAGTGTTCGACATATACTACTATTATTTTAACGGCTACAAAGACCTCATCAGAAACAGTGCCACGGCTAATAACAGTGACCCTTCCCATGCAGTAGAATTACCAGGACTGCCACTAGTGCTGAAGAGCCGTGACCTGCCCTCCTTCATGGTGGATTCGAATCCGTACAATTTCGCTCTCCCATTGATCGAAGAACAGTTCGAACTGCTACGAAAAGAAAGCAAGCCAACCATCCTGGTGAACACGTTCGATGCACTTGAGCCGGAGGCGTTAAAAGCAATTGACGAGTTCAACTTGATCGGAATCGGGCCATTAATGCCATCTGCTTTCTTGGACGGCAAGGATCCATCCGATAAATCATTCGGAGGCGATCTATTCGAGAATTCAAAGAACTCAGCGTACCTAGAATGGTTGAACTCGAAGCCGAAAGAATCCGTCATCTACGTCTCGTTTGGGAGCATTTCCGTGCTGTCCAAGATTCAAATGGAGGAAATTGCAGAAGGGTTGTTGAAATCTGGTCGTCCATTTCTGTGGGTGATtagagaaaaccaaaagaacggAGAAGgtaaggaagagaaagaagaagacaaacTGAGTTGCAGAGAGGAACTAGAAGAGCTTGGGATGATAGTCCCGTGGTGTAGTCAAGTGGAGGTTCTGTCAAATACTTCATTGGGTTGTTTTGTGACACATTGCGGCTGGAATTCAAGCTTGGAGAGTTTGGTTTCTGGGGTACCAGTGGTAGCTTTTCCTCAGTGGACAGACCAAGGCACAAATGCCAAGTTGATAGAGGACACTTGGAAGACAGGAGTGAGGGTAGCACCGAATGAGGAGGGTCTTGTTGTGGGTGAGGAGCTTAAGAGGTGTTTGGATCTGGTGATGGAAAGTGAAGAGATGAGGAGGAATGCTAAGAAATGGAAGGATCTGGCAAGAGAGGCTGTGAGTGAAGGAGGGTCTTCTGACAAGAATTTGAAGGTCTTTTTGGATCAGATTGGAGATGGTTGTTTTCTAGCCTAGAAAGATTGATGCATGTACGTTGACAAGGAAAAGCTATATGATTGCTTAGTGTACCTTTTTTTGTTCACCACACACCACACCCCCCCGCCGCCcccaatttattttatttccttTAGTCAGGTGTATGAAAGAATAGTTTGCTAGAAAATGTAAACTAACATTTTCTTGGAGAAAAATGTAAACTAACATTTTCTTGGAGAAAAATGTAGTCGTGATGATAAAATAAATGTAAACTTTTTCTGAAAGTGAATTACTGGAGAGGAGTTTGAAATAAATAACTTGTTTTTGCAATATGAAAGTGTACCTTTGGTCTCTGTTGTCGCCACTTTGCACATAAGTTTTCAATGGATTGATAGGCAGTTTTGGCAAGATTCATTGCACATTAAGAATTCTTCCCAAACACTTCTTTGATTGCGCAATCAACGTACATAGATTTTCATATCTTTAGATGACAATTCCCATATATAAGTCCAAGTACGATGTTTAGACCataattttttctaaatatatcATTATTTCTAGATAGTTACACATTCTTAACTTTTTAATAGGCATCTCTATTTTTAACATTTTAAATCAAATTTCATGAGTAGATGAAATGATTAAAAGAGACATATATAGAAGgttagaaaaaaaattcaaacaaaatacACTATCGATCTCTTCTCTGCATTTGTCTTCCCAACATTAACTTTGCAACACATGAACCTCACCATCACAAACCCCGCTATATTTGTATATGCCTAAAGAAAAGATCCACATGAAATGGTTATTTGTATATGACAAATAAAAGATCCACATGAAATGattatttttattcaaaatgtGAAGATCGATGAGATAATTATTCAATTCCTAAATTATTATTCACCTCTACCATGTGAACACAGATGGAGCATTTCTACATTCAGCAACTCATGCAGGGGTGGGAGGTGTCTTGCGGAATGAAAAGGGTGTTCATTGCTGGATTTGCTTATCATAAAGAGTATCCACTTCTGCAATGCATGTGGAACTTCTTGCAATTAAACATGGGCTAGAATTGTTGCAAGCCATGACAGTAACGAATGTTATTGTTCAAAGTGATTGTCTCTTGGCTATAAAGGTTATTTGTGAGGAACGTGAGAATTTCACAACTCTAGGCAACTTAGTGGACGATATCAAGGCTCTTCTTCATCAGTTGCCTTCGATTGGGATACAACATGCTTATTGAACCTCCAATAGAGTAGCCCACAGGTTTGCAATAAGTTATGATTTTGATGCTAATGCCCATACTGAATGGTTGTCAAACGCTCCAGAGTTTGTTTTGGATGCCTCATTTACGACTGTAATCATATGCTTCAataataaaagtttttttttcctcaaaaaaaaaaaaaaatctatctcCTTCCAATCTAATCCTACATTTCCATCAATCTCCAACCAGCAAAGTCAACAAACAAGATAAATGTTATAAACCTTTTATCCAAATTTCAAAACGCATCTAAATAAAAGATTTTATTTGGGTCACGTGTTGCTATCTTAGGTCTTCGATCATGCTGTGTAAAGCAACTTTGATATTTGACACGAGGTCGGTTGACTATGGTGCTAAATTGATTGATGATGGATGTTGGTTTATGAGAATTGAGGGTAGTTTAGATatttttgggttgtgtatttagtaaaatgctAGAAGAAAAGATTGCATAtgtggtgtattaagtaagggatgtgtattaagttattaggggtgtgtatttaaaactactCTTTTAGATAAGGGAAAGATTGTAAATTCTACCATATGTCTAGCGTAACATGTAGCTTTCCTCAAAATTGCTAAACCTAAAAGCTATTGATCCTAATACTTAAAGTTATTGGCCAAACCTAAAAGCTGTTGACGAAAAGAGCTACTGACCCCAATATAGAGACCTGCTGACCCATTGACCAACCCGTTAGGCCAAACTTGGACTATTAAGAACTCCACGAAAATTACACTAGCTGTTTAATATTAACTCAAATTTAGCCTTTTGGTTCATTTCAGTGTTACATTTGTATCGTGCCTTACCATATGTAAATGCAATTAAGATGGCCACGAACGATCACTGTCTTTCACGACCTGACCCAACACTTCGACAACGGACTAGCTATTCTCAGTCTTTTCACCTAGACAGACAGACAGACCATAACCCTAGCACTCCTCGATCTCTTATCTCTATCTCTATTAATAAAGCGAGCAGCCGTTTACTGTTCATATTGGGAAGCTTTCGAACTTCCGAAATTGACCTTGGTTTGGCTAACGTGAAAGACATTAGCAAAGTAAACGCAGAAAGCATgcagaaaaaaaaggagaggaGGCGGATAGATCAAGGAGGGTCTTGATCTGGGTTGTGCCGACAGGAGGAAAGAAGATATAGAGgagggaaaggaaaagaagatgaagaggaagagtCTGGATTTGGATTCGCTTTGATCGAAATTACCCGACACAAGGTAGGGTTGAGAAATTATGGGTTTTGGGTATTGGAGATTGATGATTAAGGTTTTTGATGGGAGAGATTATTACGTGAAAGAGTGATTGAGGAGCGAAAAAAACCGAAAATCTTTCAAGGATTCGCTTAAGGAGCTTGAAGCTAATATTCAGTTTGCCAATACTTTGTAAGACTCTTTTTAGTCTTTTCTTTTGCTCAATCTTCATCCATAGTTCATTTTTCTCAGTTACATGGATTGATTCTGGGTGATACCCAAGTTTGTTTGTTTGTCAAGATTTTGATGGAATTTGGTCATCTTGGGAATTTGATCTGTCTAATTTTGCTTTCGAAATTTAAGTTTTCTATCTCATTTCTTGTGCTATGCAAGATTAGCTTTATAGCTTGTACATGTTGAACGTCTGGGTATATAGTTGTGTAAATGATTATGCTCTAAACCCACAATTCACAATTGCTTACGACTTGTATACTGAATTCTATAAAGGAGTGAAACGTTGATTTGTGCTGATAGAACAGAGTATTAGAATGGTTTGAGGAATGAAGTTTACTTTAGCCACAAACAAACATGCTATGATTTTGTATTAGAATTCATATCAAATTACAATCTCAATAAAAGTATCCTATTTCAATTACAATTTGAAACAGAAATCCATTCTTTTAACATTGCAAAAC belongs to Rosa chinensis cultivar Old Blush chromosome 4, RchiOBHm-V2, whole genome shotgun sequence and includes:
- the LOC112197234 gene encoding phloretin 4'-O-glucosyltransferase-like — protein: MLLPSPSYILHLPTSRTSSSPSSIHNSYNFCTKHPYTYILLVATTPLCTTRLRNATTTMTQHRFLLITFPAQGHINPSMQFAKRLISTTGADVTFFTATSALRRIGNGSCTPRGLTFAPFSDGYDDGFKPGDDIDLYMSELRSRGSRALADIVVSSANEGRPYTCMVYTILLPWVAVVASELHLQAALVWIQPAAVFDIYYYYFNGYKDLIRNSATANNSDPSHAVELPGLPLVLKSRDLPSFMVDSNPYNFALPLIEEQFELLRKESKPTILVNTFDALEPEALKAIDEFNLIGIGPLMPSAFLDGKDPSDKSFGGDLFENSKNSAYLEWLNSKPKESVIYVSFGSISVLSKIQMEEIAEGLLKSGRPFLWVIRENQKNGEGKEEKEEDKLSCREELEELGMIVPWCSQVEVLSNTSLGCFVTHCGWNSSLESLVSGVPVVAFPQWTDQGTNAKLIEDTWKTGVRVAPNEEGLVVGEELKRCLDLVMESEEMRRNAKKWKDLAREAVSEGGSSDKNLKVFLDQIGDGCFLA